GTTGTGAATAACGAGTACAAACATTCGATCACTCTTTcgatttgttcttttatttttcaatgtaaTTGTTCTTATTCTAATGTATTTGTTCTTATTCTGTATCTACCTCTAGACGTGAGATCTCCACAACTTACATCAAACACGTACGTAAGTTATAGAGGTTACTGATTCAATTCACACCTCCAAtcttgttgaaaaaaaataatcagtgtattaaaactaattaaactagaaattattaactatatatatatgaaaattatttgaagaatataaaaatgataatgaatGTGAGAGTAAGGAGACTATTCCTAAAATTGAaggaataaaaattgaatatgatCCCAGGATTTAAGGGAAGATAGTATCAACTTACCTTCATGAACTTTAGAATtctaaggtttttttttttctttagtacAATCAAATTCTTATACATTTATAAAGGCTTGATTCCCTATAGCTTATATATCTAATTGATAAAGGTATGTTTAGGTTTAATTACAGCTTAAAATCTGTATTCAGTCAACTATTGAATTTTggtggatttctttttcaaaatttaattatgaattaaagtatttatttcacaaaatataaatacatcaAACATTAATTTCACACTACACTACACACATCTCTCAGTAGGTTAAAATTAGATTCTCAATATTAGAATCCTGGTAGAAATTAGACTcgtaaatgaaaaattaaacctttCAATATATACAAAAGTTACAAATTATCCAgctatttaaaacaaatttaaggatttaatttttaccatTAAAAGTTGGAGGtagaattataattaagatgtttttttattttactatattttaatatttttactatagTTAAAAATGTATccttaattcatttttatggatttaaaataagaatattttttaaaataacaaaataaattaaaatatttacatatagCATATAGAATAAGTATATGATATGAGTGCTTATTAAGCTGTATTATTTgatagaataaatattttatgaaacctaataaatatttaatcaaatgaTATGTTAAATTGAGTAGTTCAcaacttattgttattggttaaataagaataattatgaatatatttaagaGTAAGAGcataatgatgaaaatttaattcccctaataataaaataaaaagaagaaaagaagaagaaaagtcgTACGCAGCCTTCTTCACCTACCATCTCTGTCTCTGAACCATTTCTCAAATCTCAAACTCTCAACAAACCTTCTTTCTGATCTCCCGCTTCTCATGGCTCTCTCTCACGCAGCTTCCCGATCTAATCTCCTCAAGCCCCTCGCCTCCGCTTTCTcattctcctcctcctcctccctcCGTCGTTCCATCTCCTCCGCTTCCGATGACTCTGCCACCCTCACCGTCGAGACTTCCGTCCCCTTCACCGCCCACAACTGCGACGAGCCTTCCCGTTCTGTCGAGACTACTCCCAAGGAGCTGCTTCGATTCTTCCGTGACATGGCCCTGATGCGCAGGATGGAAATCGCCGCTGACTCTCTCTACAAGGCTAAGTTGATCCGCGGTTTTTGCCATCTCTACGATGGTCAGGAAGCCGTCGCTGTGGGAATGGAGGCTGCTATTACCAAGAAGGATGCTATTATTACTGCTTATCGGGATCACTGTACCTTCCTTGGTCGTGGAGGAACGCTCCTGGAGGTTTTCTCGGAGCTAATGGGACGACAGGCTGGGTGCTCCAGAGGTAAAGGTGGTTCTATGCATTTCTATAAGAAGGATGCTGGATTCTACGGCGGCCATGGTATTGTTGGGGCTCAGGTTCCTCTTGGATGTGGAGTGGCCTTTGCGCAGAAGTATTCTAAGGACGAGACTGTTACTTTTGCTCTTTATGGCGATGGTGCCGCGAATCAGGGCCAGTTATTCGAAGCACTTAACATCTCCGCACTTTGGGATCTGCCTGTCATTCTCGTCTGCGAAAACAACCATTGTAAGAATTGACTGAAAAAATAAACTCCAAATTAGACGCTGAAATTCTATTTGCGTTGTATATTTGTCACAATTTCGTTTGATTTAGTTTGATTGAGGTTGTAATTTTGTTAGATGGTATGGGGACCGCTGAATGGAGAGCAGCGAAGAGTCCATCTTATTATAAACGTGGAGACTACGTTCCTGGATTGAAAGTGAGGCTTCTCAATCCCCATTTTTTAATTGCTGAATATTTATTACTGATACTGGTttcctcaatttcttttctctcgTCAGAACTTTTGCTTCTTGAAGAAATATTGTAGTAGTTTGTTTGATACTTGCATAGTTAACGAAATTTCTTTGGGCAAGTAATAGAAAAGGTCAAAGACAAGAACATGATGACCATGAAAATGAAGTTCAAAGTTACTTTATGTTCTATACTAGTTTATCTTTCACACGATTGCGCCTAAGGCTTCTGTGCCATCTCCTTGATCCACTACGTTCGTAATGTTGTTCCCAAGGGTTTGAGGTTGAGGTTTTGTCCCCCCAATTTCCCTATGGTTTTCACCAATAGTATTAACAAGTTTCTGCctatttggaaagaaattaCTAATGATGAGGTAAAATATCATCTTTATCAGATTGCAATTAGAAGAGTTGTCAATTCATGTTATCTAAGGCAGGAGTCTCTGAGTCTCTGAATATTACCTTACTTTTTACCCTTTGAAGGCAACTTTTATGTCATATATTGATCTGCCTACAAACAGATTATATGAATATCATACGCTCACAAACATGGAACAGTGTGATGGGTAGTTTCTTTGAGACACTGTGTGAGGCAGGAGCCACAGCTGGTGCTGTACCCATCCATGATAAGCGTCTTCATCTAAACATTGCCTTTAAGATGTCTTTTGCAGGTTATCGGAGAGGTTCAatcaacaatttcttttaacatatttGGCTAAACTATCTTCTAAGTGATTGATCTCTTAGAAATAATAGATGgcatcaaaattatttgactAATAAAAATGTCCATTTCCTCATAACCAAAGATGGAGGATGTTAATAGTTAATCTGGGCATGGAATCAATACTTCACAGGATTGTGTGAATAAACAAATACCACCACCCTCCCTTGTGCTGCTGCCGTTAATGCTTTAATGCTTTCATTAGAGTGTCttgttactattttttaatgaagtaTCAgaattgctttttttttttttttattgctttctATGTTCATATCATGATTGATTTTATTGACCTTCTTTTGAACATCACAGACTATTCATTctgatatttttattaaaaaatcctGTTACTAAATCTGtagttttttttgaaagattgaGGATCCTCAAATGTTACCCTCAGATGTCTCTGtatcttatttttaattatctgTGGCATTTCTTTGGATGTTGTTTCCTTGCTTTCTTGAGTTctgaggaaaaaagaaaaaagaaaaaagaaaaaagaaaggaactTATGATCATAATTTTGGGTTACAGGTGGATGGTATGGATGCTTTAGCTGTCAAACAGGCTTGCAAGTTTGCAAAGGAACATGCTTTGAAGAACG
This DNA window, taken from Cucumis sativus cultivar 9930 chromosome 6, Cucumber_9930_V3, whole genome shotgun sequence, encodes the following:
- the LOC101205918 gene encoding pyruvate dehydrogenase E1 component subunit alpha-1, mitochondrial yields the protein MALSHAASRSNLLKPLASAFSFSSSSSLRRSISSASDDSATLTVETSVPFTAHNCDEPSRSVETTPKELLRFFRDMALMRRMEIAADSLYKAKLIRGFCHLYDGQEAVAVGMEAAITKKDAIITAYRDHCTFLGRGGTLLEVFSELMGRQAGCSRGKGGSMHFYKKDAGFYGGHGIVGAQVPLGCGVAFAQKYSKDETVTFALYGDGAANQGQLFEALNISALWDLPVILVCENNHYGMGTAEWRAAKSPSYYKRGDYVPGLKVDGMDALAVKQACKFAKEHALKNGPLILEMDTYRYHGHSMSDPGSTYRTRDEISGVRQERDPIERIRKLVLSYDLATEKELKDVEKEVRREVDEAIAQAKENPLPDPAELFTNVYVKGFGTESYGADRKEVRAVLP